A stretch of Suncus etruscus isolate mSunEtr1 chromosome 9, mSunEtr1.pri.cur, whole genome shotgun sequence DNA encodes these proteins:
- the LOC126017810 gene encoding olfactory receptor 9G9-like, with protein sequence MERSNHTVTEFILLGFTTDPVMQLVLFALFLGVYSMTLLGNTTLIVLICNDSRLHTPMYFFIGNLSFLDLWYSSVYTPKILVTCISEDKSISFAGCLCQFFFSAGLAYSECYLLAAMAYDRYMAISRPLVYSQAMSFKLCGLLVAASYFGGFTNSSIITKRIFSLNYCSGNFIEDFFCDLLPLVKLACGKIGNYQGLMYFLLASNVITPTTLILSSYVFIIATILRIRNTQSRLKAFSTCSSHLISVTLYYGSILYIYARPRSNYSVGSDKIVSTFYTVVFPMLNPMIYSLRNKDVKEAVKKLFK encoded by the coding sequence ATGGAGAGGAGCAATCACACAGTTACAGAATTCATTCTATTGGGTTTCACAACAGACCCTGTAATGCAGTTGGTCTTGTTTGCATTATTCCTTGGAGTCTACTCCATGACCCTCCTAGGAAATACCACCCTCATTGTACTGATCTGCAATGACTCCAGGCTGCACACTCCCATGTATTTTTTCATTGGCAATCTTTCCTTTCTGGATCTCTGGTATTCCTCTGTCTACACCCCAAAGATCCTAGTGACTTGCATTTCTGAAGACAAAAGCATCTCTTTTGCTGGCTGTTTATGTCAGTTCTTCTTTTCTGCTGGACTGGCTTACAGTGAGTGTTACCTGTTGGCTGCCATGGCTTATGACCGCTATATGGCCATCTCAAGGCCCCTGGTTTATTCTCAGGCCATGTCCTTCAAGTTGTGTGGATTATTGGTAGCTGCCTCATACTTTGGTGGGTTTACCAATTCTTCCATTATTACCAAAAGAATTTTTTCCTTAAACTACTGTAGTGGCAATTTTATTGAAGACTTTTTCTGTGATCTGCTTCCCCTGGTAAAGTTGGCTTGTGGCAAAATAGGTAACTATCAGGGTTTAATGTACTTCCTCCTGGCCTCCAATGTCATAACCCCTACTACGCTCATCCTGTCCTCCTATGTCTTCATCATTGCCACCATCTTAAGGATTCGAAACACCCAGAGTCGCCTCAAGGCCTTCTCCACTTGCTCCTCCCACCTGATCTCAGTCACCTTGTATTACGGCTCTATTCTCTACATCTATGCACGACCTCGGTCTAACTATTCAGTGGGTTCAGACAAGATTGTTTCTACATTTTACACCGTTGTGTTCCCCATGTTGAACCCCATGATTTATAGCCTGAGGAATAAAGATGTGAAAGAGGCTGTCAAAAAGCTCTTCAAGTAA
- the LOC126017807 gene encoding olfactory receptor 9G1-like, whose amino-acid sequence MERSNHTVTEFILLGFTSDPTMQLVLFVLFLGVYSMTLLGNTTLIILICNDSRLHTPMYFFIGNLSFLDLWYSSVYTPKILVNCISEDKSISYAGCICQLFFSGGLAYSECYLLTAMAYDRYVAISRPLVYSQAMPIKLCAFLVISSYLGGFINCFIMTKRIITWNFCKDNVIEDFFCDFLPLVKLVCGKIDNYQGLLYFLLVSNVMTPIALILASYVFIIATILKIRNTQSRLKAFSTCSSHLISVTLYYGSILYIYARPRSNYSVGSDKIVSTFYTVVFPMLNPMIYSLRNKDVKEAVKKLLK is encoded by the coding sequence ATGGAGAGGAGCAATCACACAGTTACAGAGTTCATCCTGTTGGGCTTCACATCAGACCCCACAATGCAGTTGGTCCTGTTTGTACTATTCCTTGGAGTCTACTCCATGACTCTCCTCGGAAATACCACCCTCATCATACTGATCTGCAATGACTCCAGGCTGCACACTcccatgtatttttttattggtaATCTGTCTTTTCTGGATCTCTGGTATTCCTCTGTCTACACCCCAAAGATCCTAGTAAACTGCATATCTGAAGATAAAAGCATCTCTTATGCCGGATGTATATGTCAGCTCTTCTTCTCTGGTGGACTGGCCTACAGTGAGTGTTACCTGTTAACCGCCATGGCTtatgaccgctatgtggccatctCAAGGCCCCTGGTTTATTCTCAAGCCATGCCCATTAAGTTATGTGCATTTTTGGTAATTTCCTCATACCTTGGTGGGTTTATAAATTGTTTCATCATGACTAAGAGAATTATAACTTGGAACTTCTGTAAGGACAACGTTATTGAAGATTTTTTCTGTGATTTTCTTCCTCTGGTGAAGTTGGTTTGTGGCAAAATAGATAACTACCAGGGTTTACTCTACTTCCTCCTGGTCTCCAATGTCATGACCCCCATAGCTCTCATCCTGGCTTCTTATGTCTTCATCATTGCCACCATCTTGAAGATTCGCAACACCCAGAGTCGCCTTAAAGCTTTCTCTACTTGCTCCTCCCACCTAATCTCTGTCACCTTGTACTATGGCTCCATTCTCTACATCTATGCACGTCCCAGGTCCAACTATTCTGTGGGTTCAGACAAGATTGTTTCTACATTTTACACCGTGGTATTCCCCATGTTGAACCCTATGATTTATAGCCTGAGAAATAAAGATGTGAAAGAGGCTGTCAAAAAACTTCTTAAGTAA
- the LOC126017808 gene encoding olfactory receptor 9G1-like: MERSNHTVTEFILLGFTTDPTMQLVLFVVFLGVYSMTLLGNTTLIVLICNDSRLHTPMYFFIGNLSFLDLWYSSVYTPKILVNCISEDKSISYAGCICQLFFSGGLAYSECYLLTAMAYDRYVAISKPLVYSQAMPFKLCAFLVISSYLGGFINCFIITRRIITWKFCRDNIIEDFFCDLLPLVKLACGKIGNYQGLMYFLLASNVMTPIALILASYVFIIATILRIRNTQSRLKAFSTCSSHLISVTLYYGSILYIYARPRSNYSVGSDKIVSTFYTVVFPMLNPMIYSLRNKDVKEAVKKLIK, from the coding sequence ATGGAGAGGAGCAATCACACAGTCACAGAGTTCATCCTGTTGGGCTTTACAACAGACCCCACGATGCAGTTGGTTCTGTTTGTAGTATTTCTTGGAGTCTACTCCATGACTCTCCTAGGAAATACCACCCTCATAGTGCTGATCTGCAATGACTCCAGGCTGCACACTcccatgtatttttttattggcAATCTCTCTTTTCTGGATCTCTGGTATTCCTCTGTCTACACCCCGAAGATCCTAGTAAACTGCATCTCTGAAGATAAAAGCATCTCTTATGCTGGATGTATATGTCAACTCTTCTTTTCTGGTGGGCTGGCCTACAGTGAGTGTTACCTGTTGACAGCCATGGCTtatgaccgctatgtggccatctCCAAGCCTCTAGTTTATTCTCAGGCCATGCCCTTCAAATTATGTGCATTTTTGGTAATTTCCTCATACCTTGGTGGGTTTATCAACTGTTTTATCATAACTAGGAGAATTATAACTTGGAAGTTCTGTAGGGACAACATTATTGAAGACTTTTTCTGTGATCTGCTTCCCCTGGTGAAGTTGGCTTGTGGCAAAATAGGTAACTATCAGGGTTTAATGTACTTCCTCCTGGCCTCCAATGTCATGACCCCCATTGCACTCATTCTGGCTTCCTATGTCTTCATCATTGCCACCATCTTGAGGATTCGCAACACCCAGAGTCGCCTCAAGGCCTTCTCCACTTGCTCCTCCCACTTGATCTCTGTCACCTTGTACTATGGTTCCATTCTCTACATCTATGCGCGTCCCCGCTCTAACTATTCTGTGGGTTCAGACAAGATTGTTTCCACTTTTTATACTGTGGTGTTCCCCATGCTGAACCCCATGATTTATAGCCTGAGGAATAAGGATGTAAAAGAGGCTGTCAAAAAGCTTATCAAGTAA